In Pseudomonas sp. PDNC002, the DNA window CACGGGCAGCCGTTGTCGCTGGCATTGATCGCGCTGGAAATGGCGCGACGCAACGGCATCACCCTGGTGGGTGTGAATTTCCCCGGCCGCTTTCTCCTGCGCGTGCCCGGCGCCGACCATCTGCTGGACCCGGCTACCGGCCGTCGTCTCTACACCCGCGATTGTCGCGACCTGCTGGTACGTCACCTGGGCCCCGATGCCGAGCTTTCCTCCGCGCACCTGGGCACGGCCAGCGCCAACGACATGGTCCAGCGCCTGTCGCGCAACCTGCGCCAGTTGCACCTCGCCGCCGGCGAGCCACTGGCGGCCCTGAAGGATGCCCAGCGCGTCCTGGAACTGGGACCACCCAGCGCCAGCGATCACCTCGCCCGCGCCGATCTCTACCACACGCTGGATTGCCCGCAGGCCGAACGCTACGACCTGGAGCGGGCGATGCTGCTCAGCGAAGACGCCGCCGAACAGATGCGCCTGGCCCAACGCCTGGCGGTGATCAGCGTGCCGCCCAAGGCGCTGCACTGAGGCGGAGATCCGCCGGCTTCAGACCTTCAACAATCCCAATTCCTTCGCCCGTGCCACCGCCTGGGTGCGGCGCTCCACGCCGAGCTTGCCGTTGATCCGGCGGGCGTGGGTCTTCACCGTGTGCAGCGAGATGTACAGGCGCTCGCCGATCTCCAGGTTCGAACAGCCGCGGGCAATCAGCTCCAGCACCGAAAGCTCGCGCAGGCTCAGCAGATTGTGCGCGGTCATCTCGCCGGATGGGGGACGCAGGCCGAACAGGCCAGGTTGACGCCGCTGGGTTTCGCGCAACGTGGCGAGCAAACCGAAGCGCTGCGCCAGGGCGACGCCCTCGTCGAGCGCACTGCGCGCCTCGTCAAGGCTCCCGCCGATGAAGTGCGTCTCGGCCAGTGCCAGCCAGACATCGCAGGCCAGTGTGTTGCGGCCCTGGCGCAGCAGCTCCGGCAGCATTGCCAGCAGGCGCTGTTGCGCGGCGTCGACATCGCCGTCGTACAACTCGGCCAGGGCAAGGTGGTGCTCGACCCGCAGGATCTGGTCCGGCGCCGCCGCCGGCGGGCTGAGGCGGTCCATGCGGTACCGCGCGGCCACCCGTTGCAGGACTTCCCGCGCCGGGCCTGGGCGATTCTGGCGCAGGTTCAGCGCGCCGCTGGCGAGCAGCAGCGGGCCGCGGTACATCGGCTCCGGTACATGCTGCAGCTGCATCATCCGCTCCATCTCCAGCAGCCGGCCGAACGCGCCATCGGTGTCGCCGTCCAGTGCGTCCAGCCAGGCCATGCCGGTAAAACCGTAGATCAGGCTTGGATCCTGGCTGCGGCGGGTTTCAATCAGGCCGGCGATGAACAGCTCGCGGGCTTCCTCGTCGCGCCCCTGGCGCAGGCACAGCCAGCCCCGGCGCAGGGCGACACGGCCCGCCATGGCGTTGCAGGTGATGCGCATCTCGTCGAGGTATTCCTGCACCCGCGCCAACAGCGCGTCCGCCCGTTGCAGCTCGCCGCGCTGTTCCAGCCACTGGGCGCGGTCCAGTTCCAGCAGGGCTTCGAAGGCCATGCTGCCCTGCAGGCGCGCACGCTTGAGCGCTTCGCGGTTGATCAGCCGCGCCTCGGCCAGGCGTCCTTCGGCCTGGGCCTGCTGGGTCAAGGCGGAGAGGCAGATCAGCGTCTGCGCCCAGGCTTCCTCGGGCAGGTGCGCCAGCGCCTCGCGCAGTTGCTCGCGGGCGCCGGCCAAGCCTCGCGCATGGGTGAGCATGCCGCTGAGGCCTTGCCACTGGGCAATCAGCGTGCGCTGGCGGTGTTCGCCGGGCATCGGCAGGAAGCGGGTGAAACCGGCCAGCAGGGACTCGACGTCATCCAGCCGACCCACGAAGAGCAGGGTCCAGGCGTTGAGGATGAGCAGGCGTGGCGTGCTGCACAGCAGCTCCTCAGGCAGGGACTCGCGCAGTTGCAGCACGCGCTCTACGTTGCGTCCATGCAGCAACTGCTCTTCGGTCAGGCGTTGCAGCAGGCTGGCGGAAACGTCCGGCTGCTCGGCGTACAGCGAGTGCTCGAAGGCGGCGTGCACCTCGTCGATCTGGATGAACCACTGGCAGGCGCGGCGATGCAGGGTCGCCGCCGGCCAGCGCGACAGGCCGGCCAGTACCCGCGCGACCATGGGCGCGACCTGGAACCAATGCTGCGTGTTGTCCACCGGCTCGACCAGCACGCCCCAGGCCAGCAGACCGTCCAGGCCAAGGCCCGGTTCGTCGAACAGGTAGTCGCAGAGTTCGCGGTTGAACCGCGCGATATGCGCCAGGCCGCAGAGAACCTCCGCCAGTTCCCCGGGCAGGCTGGCCAGCACCTCGCGCTGCAGGTAGTCCTGCAGCAAGCCGCTACCGGTGTCCGCCACCTGTGTGACGCAGGGGGCCATGGGCTCGCGGGCCAGGCTGAGCAGGCGCAGGCGTACGCCGGCGAACCAGCCCAGTGTCGCCTCCTGCAGCGCCTGGCGCTGTGCCTGCGGCCATTCCAGGCCGGCGATCTGCAAGTAGGCATCCAGCTCGCACTGGGTCAGCGACAGCGCGCCAGCGCCCAACTCGAGCAATTCGCCTTCCAGCAGCAGACGGGTAAGGTTGCAGGCCGGGCGGCGGCGGCTGGCCAACCACCAGCCGATCTGTGGCGAGGCCACGGCGAGCAGGCGATCGAAGCAGTTGTCCAGGACCGGATCGGGCGCGCGGGGGTAATCATCGAGCATCAGCCAGACCGGCTCGCTGGCGTTTTCCAGCCAGGTAGCCAGGGCCGCTTCGCCGGACCAGGGCACGCCCAGCGCCTCGCCAAGGCGCTCGCAGAACTGCTCGGGCTCCAGCGCCCGGCCACCCAGGCCGAGCCAGACCACCCGAGTGCCGGCGGGCGCCAGGCGCGCGCATTCGCTCATCAACACCGTCTTGCCGCAACCAGGCGGCGCCACCAGCAGACGCAGGCGGCATTCGGCTGCGCTCAGACTGGCGTGCAGCCGTTCGCGGGGCAGGTGCTGGCGGGGCAGGCGAGGCAGCGCCGCGCTGTGCAGGGCGATTATCGACATGGGCTTCTTCCGGCCATTTGCAGGCCAGACTATGCCGCTGGACGAGGCGGGCAAAGGACCATCAGCCAGATTCATGGGGCGGTATAGCGCAGGCCGCCCTCAGGCCCGAAGTAGAGGCTGCGCCGCCTTGCAGGCAGCACAAAAAAGAAACCCGGCATCCACGAGGGATGCCGGGGCCAAGGAGCGGAGTGTTACTTCAGCGAACGCCGGTATTACGCAGTGCCGCCGGAGTGAAGTCGGCCATGCTGGCCTTCTGGCCGAACTGGTAGCCGCGCTTCTCCTCGTTGTTCAGGCCGAAGGTCACGTAGCGGCCGGCAAGGATGTCGTACAGCGACTCGGCGGCGTAGCCGGTAGCGAGCTCGGTATAGAAGGTCATCTCGTGGCCTTCGCCGACGCGCCACAGTTGGCCGCGACCGTCGTACAGCTCGGACACGGCGATCTGCCAGCTGTCCTCGTCGAGGTAGAAGTGGCGCTGACCGTAGATGTTGCGCTCACCGGACTTCAGGGTGCCCACCACTTCCCACACACGGTGCAGTTCGTAACGGGTCAGGTCCTGGTTGATGTGGCCCGGTTTGACGATGTCGTCGTACTTGAGCTCCGGCGAGTTCAGGCGGTAGCTGTTGTACGGGATGTACATCTCGCGCTTGCCCACCAGTTTCCAGTCGTAACGGTCCGGGGCGCCGGAGAACATGTCGTAGTTGTCCGAGGTACGCAGGCCGTCCGAAGCAGTGCCCGGACCGTCGTACGCCACCTGCGGGGCGCGGCGCACGCGGCGCTGGCCGGCGTTGTAGATCCACGCCAGGCGCGGCTCCTTCACCTGGTCCAGGGTCTCGTGCACCAGCAGGACGTTACCGGCCAGACGCGCCGGAGCCGTTACCTGCTGCTTGAAGTAGGTGAGGATGTTGCCGGTCTTGCTGACATCCTGGTCACCCATGTTCTGCGGCACCGCGATGGATTCCTCAAAGCGGATCGGCGTGTAGCTGCCATTGGTCTGCGGCACGACCTGCACCACCGAGCGGGAGATGTTGCCGCCGTGGTAACGGGTCAGGTGGTTCCACAGCGCCTGCACGCCGTTCTTGGGCAGCGGGAAGGCGTAGTAGCGGCTTTTCTCGAAGTTCTCCAGGCCGTTGCCATCGTTGATCGGCTGGACGAATTCGGCGCTGCGCTTCATGGCGGCGTAGATGTCATCCGGCAGCGCGAAGGTACGGTGGGTCTTGTACACCGGAATCTTGTAGGTATCCGGGTAACGCTTGAACATCGCCAGTTGGCCGGCCGAAAGCTTGTCCTTGTACTGGTCGACGTTCTGCGCGGTGATGGTGAACAGCGGCTTCTCGTCGGCGAAGGGGTTGGAGAGGAAGCCCTTGGCGTCCAGCTTGCCGGCGGTACGCGAGATGCCGCCAGTCCAGGCCGGGATGCTGCCGTCGGCGTTGCCTTCCTTCTGCGAGCCCATGGGCGTCAGGCTGGTGCCCAGCTTGGCCACTTCATCGGCAGGCACTGCTGCCATCACGCCGCAGGACAGCAGGCTCAGGGCCAGCGCGCCGCATTGGAGGATTCTTGTCGTTCTCATGGTCGATTCCTTGAGCAGGCAGGTCAGAAGTTCACGCCGAAGCTGAGCGAAAGGAAGTCCCGGTCGACGATGGTGTTGTAGTCGCCGCCGAAGAAGTTCGTGTAGTTCAGGCTCGCGGTGTAGGTGTTCTGGTACTCCGCATCGATGCCGACGCTGGCGGCCTTGCTGCCTTCGTTGAAGACCGGGCCGTAGCCGTTCACGTCGTGGGACCAGGCGATGTTCGGCTTGAGGTTCACCCCGGCGAAGACGTTGTTGTAGTCCCAGATGGCGCGGGCGCGGTAACCCCAGGAAGACGAGGTGTAGAAGCCGCCGCTGCCGTACTCCGCATCGGCCGCCGCGTTTTCCGGCACACCGTAGACCGAGTCGCGGCCGTAGCGCTCGCCGACCTTGTTGGTCATGCCGCCCACGTAGGTCACGCCCACTTCGCCCACCAGGGTGACGCGGTCGGCGCCCATGGCCTGGTCGAAGAAATGGGTGAAGGTGGTCTGCGCCTGGGTCACTTCCTTGCGGATGTAGCCGTGGCTGACGTGGTTGGCTTCGCCCAGGGCGCCGGCCACACCGCCGGTGGCGAAGCCGTTGGCGACCGTCGTGGCCAGCAGCGGGGTCAGGTCGGTGGTGTTGGTCTGCAGCGGCATGTTCGGTCGGTAGCTGATTTCACCGTTCCACGCGGTGCCGGTGGGCAGCGTGGTGGAGAAGCTCAGGCCGTACAGGCGGATGTCCTCGGGGTATTCAAGGAAGTAATGGCCGCGACCCAGGAGGATCGGCTGTGCCAGTGCCGACGCGCCGGCACCGATGGCGCGCAGGGCATTGCCGATGTCGGCGGCGCTGGCGTTCTGCATGCTCACGATGGGCGTGCGGCTGTGGTAGTTCATGGCGTAGGCGCCGTACTCGACATCCTCGCCCAGCCAGCGCAGGGCCAGGCCCCACTGGCCGGAATCGCGCGCATCGCGGTCGGCGCCACGCGGCACCATCAGGCCTTCCTGGGTGACCGTGACGCCCAGCGAATTGAGCAGGGCCTTGGTCGCCGGGGCGTTCAGCGCGGTAACGGTGTTCTTGTCGAGGATGTTGTAGTTGTTCTTGCAACCATCGGCGGCCACGTCGGTGGTGGAGAAGAAGGTGCCGCAGTTGTCGAGCACCGTCTGGTCCCACTCCAGCTGGTAGAAACCTTCGACGGACAGGCTGTCGG includes these proteins:
- a CDS encoding transglutaminase family protein, which produces MDPRQACLACLAQDPPALFEAALWIAAEHEPHLPPEQAQRLFDGLAHQVAVALPLTTGDVERAQFLLRRLSELGFAEDDEYPLHPRAALLPQVLQRRHGQPLSLALIALEMARRNGITLVGVNFPGRFLLRVPGADHLLDPATGRRLYTRDCRDLLVRHLGPDAELSSAHLGTASANDMVQRLSRNLRQLHLAAGEPLAALKDAQRVLELGPPSASDHLARADLYHTLDCPQAERYDLERAMLLSEDAAEQMRLAQRLAVISVPPKALH
- a CDS encoding DUF1329 domain-containing protein, whose translation is MRTTRILQCGALALSLLSCGVMAAVPADEVAKLGTSLTPMGSQKEGNADGSIPAWTGGISRTAGKLDAKGFLSNPFADEKPLFTITAQNVDQYKDKLSAGQLAMFKRYPDTYKIPVYKTHRTFALPDDIYAAMKRSAEFVQPINDGNGLENFEKSRYYAFPLPKNGVQALWNHLTRYHGGNISRSVVQVVPQTNGSYTPIRFEESIAVPQNMGDQDVSKTGNILTYFKQQVTAPARLAGNVLLVHETLDQVKEPRLAWIYNAGQRRVRRAPQVAYDGPGTASDGLRTSDNYDMFSGAPDRYDWKLVGKREMYIPYNSYRLNSPELKYDDIVKPGHINQDLTRYELHRVWEVVGTLKSGERNIYGQRHFYLDEDSWQIAVSELYDGRGQLWRVGEGHEMTFYTELATGYAAESLYDILAGRYVTFGLNNEEKRGYQFGQKASMADFTPAALRNTGVR
- a CDS encoding LuxR C-terminal-related transcriptional regulator, with the protein product MSIIALHSAALPRLPRQHLPRERLHASLSAAECRLRLLVAPPGCGKTVLMSECARLAPAGTRVVWLGLGGRALEPEQFCERLGEALGVPWSGEAALATWLENASEPVWLMLDDYPRAPDPVLDNCFDRLLAVASPQIGWWLASRRRPACNLTRLLLEGELLELGAGALSLTQCELDAYLQIAGLEWPQAQRQALQEATLGWFAGVRLRLLSLAREPMAPCVTQVADTGSGLLQDYLQREVLASLPGELAEVLCGLAHIARFNRELCDYLFDEPGLGLDGLLAWGVLVEPVDNTQHWFQVAPMVARVLAGLSRWPAATLHRRACQWFIQIDEVHAAFEHSLYAEQPDVSASLLQRLTEEQLLHGRNVERVLQLRESLPEELLCSTPRLLILNAWTLLFVGRLDDVESLLAGFTRFLPMPGEHRQRTLIAQWQGLSGMLTHARGLAGAREQLREALAHLPEEAWAQTLICLSALTQQAQAEGRLAEARLINREALKRARLQGSMAFEALLELDRAQWLEQRGELQRADALLARVQEYLDEMRITCNAMAGRVALRRGWLCLRQGRDEEARELFIAGLIETRRSQDPSLIYGFTGMAWLDALDGDTDGAFGRLLEMERMMQLQHVPEPMYRGPLLLASGALNLRQNRPGPAREVLQRVAARYRMDRLSPPAAAPDQILRVEHHLALAELYDGDVDAAQQRLLAMLPELLRQGRNTLACDVWLALAETHFIGGSLDEARSALDEGVALAQRFGLLATLRETQRRQPGLFGLRPPSGEMTAHNLLSLRELSVLELIARGCSNLEIGERLYISLHTVKTHARRINGKLGVERRTQAVARAKELGLLKV
- a CDS encoding DUF1302 domain-containing protein, producing the protein MTTKTRRGFFQPQLLATAVALGCATQAQAINFNIGEIEGQFDSSLSVGASWSTQSPKEDLIGSANGGHGMTQTNDDGRQNFRKGHTFSKIFKGIHDLELKYGDFGVFTRGKYWYDFRLKDESVEFKPISDDGRKEGAKSSGAQLLDAFGYYNYSIAELPGTVRLGKQVVSWGESTFIGNSINAINPIDVSAFRRPGSEIKEGLIPVNMLYLSQSLTDSLSVEGFYQLEWDQTVLDNCGTFFSTTDVAADGCKNNYNILDKNTVTALNAPATKALLNSLGVTVTQEGLMVPRGADRDARDSGQWGLALRWLGEDVEYGAYAMNYHSRTPIVSMQNASAADIGNALRAIGAGASALAQPILLGRGHYFLEYPEDIRLYGLSFSTTLPTGTAWNGEISYRPNMPLQTNTTDLTPLLATTVANGFATGGVAGALGEANHVSHGYIRKEVTQAQTTFTHFFDQAMGADRVTLVGEVGVTYVGGMTNKVGERYGRDSVYGVPENAAADAEYGSGGFYTSSSWGYRARAIWDYNNVFAGVNLKPNIAWSHDVNGYGPVFNEGSKAASVGIDAEYQNTYTASLNYTNFFGGDYNTIVDRDFLSLSFGVNF